In a genomic window of Agarivorans albus:
- a CDS encoding TAXI family TRAP transporter solute-binding subunit — translation MRHWLCKVALITSALSFSVQADTGTNYLLATASTGGTYYPVGVALATLTKVKIQPKHKVSVSAINSAGSGENIKLLRDKEAQFAILQGLYGSYAVNGSGPLEKEGKQTHLRSITMLWQNVEQFVVKNEHAKNGDLSDLMALVGKKVALGKKNSGTIGSNRFLLGNLGVDIDKQMELFSAGYGPSAEALQNGQVEAINTPAGAPTGAVTKLFAAAAKDVSPLDVTDEQMEKANGGLGLWTRYVIPAGTYPNLDKDWNTMAQPNFLAVHADVDEEFVYLLTKTIYENLGFLQAIHKATNAMALDKALAGLPAPLHPGAARYYREAGLNIPDNLVAQ, via the coding sequence ATGCGTCATTGGTTATGCAAGGTTGCGCTAATCACTAGTGCTTTATCTTTTTCAGTACAGGCCGACACGGGGACAAACTACCTTTTGGCTACCGCCAGTACTGGCGGTACTTACTATCCGGTTGGTGTTGCGCTGGCAACGTTAACTAAGGTGAAAATTCAGCCAAAACACAAGGTGAGTGTGTCTGCTATAAACTCAGCTGGTTCGGGCGAAAATATTAAATTGCTACGTGATAAAGAAGCTCAATTTGCCATTCTTCAAGGTTTATATGGTTCTTATGCGGTGAATGGCAGTGGCCCCTTAGAGAAAGAAGGCAAGCAAACTCATTTACGTTCAATCACCATGTTGTGGCAAAACGTAGAGCAGTTTGTGGTTAAAAATGAGCATGCTAAAAATGGTGATCTAAGTGACTTAATGGCCTTAGTGGGTAAAAAAGTCGCTTTAGGTAAAAAGAACTCTGGCACCATTGGTTCTAACCGCTTTTTGCTAGGTAACTTAGGCGTAGATATTGATAAACAAATGGAGCTGTTTTCTGCTGGTTATGGTCCTTCCGCAGAAGCGCTACAAAATGGGCAAGTAGAAGCCATTAATACTCCTGCCGGCGCACCAACAGGGGCTGTAACCAAACTGTTTGCCGCAGCGGCAAAGGATGTGAGCCCATTAGATGTAACCGATGAGCAAATGGAAAAAGCTAACGGTGGCTTAGGTCTGTGGACGCGTTATGTTATTCCAGCGGGTACTTATCCAAATCTTGATAAAGATTGGAACACCATGGCGCAGCCTAACTTTTTAGCAGTGCATGCAGATGTAGACGAGGAGTTTGTCTATTTACTTACCAAAACCATTTATGAAAACTTAGGCTTTTTACAAGCTATTCATAAAGCGACCAATGCAATGGCCTTAGATAAGGCATTAGCGGGTTTACCTGCTCCATTGCATCCCGGTGCCGCACGTTACTACCGTGAAGCAGGTTTAAACATTCCCGATAACTTAGTTGCACAATAG
- a CDS encoding sensor histidine kinase, with the protein MPSILIGSFLLKQISEQDQQAVTQTLYLKANNIAQNIQYQVRQLLLDLQSLAQVNDVVLTPTSAIFGFHSNQLISEVLQQNSWASAIYIVDLEGQIIEGAPLQAEILDLQVHYAAIQRLNQQVKEGSKEALIEVYQDSEFAQLVTGIDDIDSDSGLLFMQPLLQKNLNAIQDSQQVGALVVFVPMQSIWREAASRISQQGSLELFHSQRLLFKGSKGEPPKRRFYIDVDLDLSQMAEPLSLSLSAQSRSLWGLLVERQSNVVIVLLVVFVLVAVIALAMTRRIIEPLEHLSRLVSNYSKGRYDTKVPSLAYDEFNQVGGLLKSMAAKVISDQEQLEQRVAERTQELEQANHTLQHTLAKLNDTQLELVEKEKMAALGGLVAGMAHELNTPLGVGITAASQLISNYQSIGQQLKDGSLARSELEAMLDQGIEGGKLLESSLQRSAALVNTFKALAGSDIDSSLQRLNLKTWLEQQLQMFLQPFSDLHVQLSVSGSNPSMLVNQRALELVLSCLIDNSIQHGFASHAYPHVKVDIDANQEMVEINYQDNGSGVSNEDINLIFNPFYTTGRSSGNVGLGLNQVYNLVHQHLLGSVETFNAEPQGLGFTIRLPREYGQHHAA; encoded by the coding sequence TTGCCCAGTATACTCATTGGTTCTTTTCTTCTTAAGCAAATCTCAGAACAAGATCAACAAGCTGTTACGCAAACTTTGTACCTAAAAGCCAACAATATCGCGCAAAATATTCAGTACCAAGTAAGGCAGTTGCTACTGGATTTACAAAGCCTAGCCCAAGTTAACGATGTAGTGCTTACACCAACCTCTGCCATTTTTGGCTTCCACTCTAACCAACTTATTAGTGAGGTACTTCAGCAAAACAGCTGGGCTTCCGCGATTTATATTGTCGATTTAGAAGGACAAATTATTGAAGGCGCGCCTTTGCAGGCTGAGATACTGGACTTACAGGTGCATTACGCAGCGATTCAACGCTTAAATCAACAAGTCAAAGAAGGCAGCAAAGAAGCATTAATTGAAGTTTATCAAGATTCCGAATTTGCACAGCTAGTGACTGGTATTGATGATATAGATAGCGATTCGGGTCTGCTTTTTATGCAGCCACTGTTGCAGAAAAATCTAAATGCCATTCAAGATAGCCAGCAAGTGGGCGCTTTAGTGGTTTTTGTACCTATGCAGTCGATTTGGCGCGAAGCGGCTTCACGAATTTCTCAGCAAGGCTCCTTAGAGTTATTTCATTCACAGCGCTTATTGTTTAAAGGCTCTAAGGGAGAGCCACCTAAAAGACGATTTTACATAGATGTCGATTTGGATTTAAGCCAAATGGCAGAACCCCTCTCACTATCGTTGAGTGCACAAAGTCGCTCACTTTGGGGGTTGTTGGTGGAGCGCCAATCAAATGTGGTGATTGTGTTGTTGGTTGTGTTTGTATTGGTGGCCGTTATTGCTTTAGCGATGACGCGCAGAATTATTGAGCCTTTAGAGCACTTAAGTCGCTTGGTAAGTAATTACTCGAAGGGGCGCTACGATACTAAGGTTCCCTCGCTGGCCTATGATGAGTTTAATCAGGTTGGGGGCTTGCTTAAAAGCATGGCGGCAAAAGTTATCAGCGATCAGGAGCAGTTAGAGCAACGGGTAGCAGAGCGAACTCAAGAGTTAGAGCAGGCTAATCATACTTTGCAGCATACTCTAGCGAAACTAAACGATACCCAGCTAGAGCTTGTAGAAAAAGAAAAAATGGCCGCATTAGGTGGCTTAGTTGCGGGTATGGCTCATGAACTTAATACGCCTTTAGGTGTGGGCATTACGGCAGCATCTCAGTTAATCAGCAACTATCAGAGCATAGGGCAGCAACTTAAAGATGGCTCCTTAGCACGTTCAGAGCTGGAAGCTATGCTGGATCAAGGTATTGAAGGTGGGAAGTTACTTGAGAGTAGCTTACAGCGCTCAGCGGCCCTAGTGAACACCTTTAAAGCCTTAGCGGGCAGTGATATAGATTCAAGTCTGCAACGACTTAATTTGAAAACCTGGCTTGAGCAGCAGTTGCAGATGTTCTTGCAGCCCTTTAGCGATTTACATGTTCAATTAAGTGTTTCTGGTAGTAATCCAAGTATGCTGGTGAATCAACGGGCGCTAGAGCTGGTATTGTCTTGCCTTATTGATAACTCCATTCAACATGGTTTTGCTAGTCATGCTTATCCACATGTGAAGGTGGATATTGATGCTAACCAAGAAATGGTAGAAATTAATTATCAAGATAATGGCAGCGGAGTATCTAACGAAGATATAAACCTTATTTTCAATCCTTTTTATACCACTGGCCGCAGTTCTGGAAATGTGGGTTTAGGTCTAAATCAAGTATACAACTTGGTTCATCAACACTTGCTAGGTAGCGTAGAAACCTTTAATGCGGAACCTCAAGGTTTGGGTTTTACCATTCGCTTACCGCGCGAGTATGGCCAACATCACGCTGCTTAG
- a CDS encoding U32 family peptidase: protein MKYSLGPILYYWPNQQIEEFYHLAKASSADIVYLGETVCSKRRNMKAQDWIDLGQQLSQAGKQVVISTMALLEAPSEIRNLKKLIDNGDFTIEANDFSAVEEAHKAKLPFVCGPAINIYNAYALKVLLDQGMQRWVMPVELSRDWLQKLSNECLEMGIRERFEIEVFAYGHLPLAYSARCFTAQSEGKSKDNCETCCINYPTGRVVNSQEGQPLFVLNGIQTLSGECYDLINDQQSMKGLVDIVRISPLGEESIEHLEAFRLRSNTNEHFPTPDSVNGYWHQIAGIRQQD from the coding sequence ATGAAGTACTCACTTGGGCCAATCTTATATTATTGGCCAAACCAACAAATTGAAGAGTTTTACCATTTAGCCAAAGCCAGCAGTGCCGACATTGTCTATTTGGGCGAAACGGTGTGCAGTAAGCGCCGCAATATGAAAGCGCAAGATTGGATAGACCTAGGCCAACAATTGTCTCAAGCAGGCAAGCAAGTGGTTATTTCCACTATGGCTTTGCTAGAGGCACCCTCAGAGATCCGTAACTTAAAGAAACTCATCGACAATGGTGATTTTACCATTGAAGCCAACGACTTTAGTGCGGTAGAAGAAGCCCATAAAGCGAAGCTGCCATTTGTGTGCGGCCCAGCAATTAACATATATAACGCTTATGCCCTTAAAGTATTGCTCGACCAAGGTATGCAACGCTGGGTAATGCCAGTGGAGCTATCTCGCGATTGGCTGCAAAAGTTGAGTAATGAATGTTTAGAGATGGGCATAAGAGAGCGCTTTGAAATAGAAGTATTTGCTTACGGCCACCTACCACTCGCCTACTCTGCTCGCTGCTTTACGGCGCAATCAGAAGGTAAGAGTAAGGACAACTGCGAAACCTGTTGTATTAACTATCCAACGGGGCGAGTGGTAAATAGCCAAGAAGGACAGCCATTATTTGTACTAAATGGTATTCAAACGCTTTCTGGTGAATGCTACGACTTAATTAATGACCAACAGAGCATGAAAGGGCTGGTTGATATTGTAAGAATAAGCCCTTTAGGTGAAGAAAGTATTGAGCACTTAGAAGCATTTCGCTTGAGAAGTAACACTAACGAGCATTTTCCAACGCCCGATAGTGTGAATGGATACTGGCATCAAATTGCGGGCATTCGCCAGCAAGATTAA
- a CDS encoding substrate-binding periplasmic protein, which produces MLGFKLVVFILSLLCCSQLSARTLEQLDYYSEEFFPYNYVEDGQAAGFSVELLTLIFAQLNSPAPKVKIVPWTRGYATLQQQAYTVLFSTIKTEPRKNKFEWACPINVSRGKFYGLSDSKLEISSLKDAENLKIAIMKGQAIDGFLTKSDFSAELVPVKSVEQAFKLLALRRVDLMALTEQSLEGHQSSFKPLYTLFENDYCFAFNRSISQQQLARFQHALAQVRETEAFQQLYQKYFY; this is translated from the coding sequence TTGCTAGGTTTTAAACTTGTTGTATTCATACTGAGCTTGCTTTGTTGTAGCCAACTGAGCGCCCGCACGCTTGAGCAATTAGACTATTACAGTGAAGAATTTTTTCCTTATAACTATGTTGAAGACGGACAAGCGGCTGGCTTTTCTGTTGAATTACTGACACTTATATTTGCCCAGCTAAATAGTCCTGCGCCAAAGGTGAAAATTGTTCCATGGACGCGTGGTTACGCCACCTTGCAACAACAAGCCTATACCGTTTTATTTTCAACAATTAAAACTGAGCCGCGAAAAAATAAGTTTGAATGGGCGTGCCCGATCAACGTGAGTCGCGGAAAGTTTTATGGTTTAAGTGATAGCAAGCTTGAGATCAGCTCTTTAAAGGATGCTGAAAACTTAAAAATTGCGATTATGAAGGGACAAGCCATTGACGGATTTTTAACTAAATCTGATTTTTCCGCCGAGCTGGTGCCGGTGAAGAGTGTTGAGCAAGCTTTTAAATTGTTAGCGCTGCGAAGAGTGGATTTGATGGCGTTAACTGAACAAAGCTTGGAAGGGCATCAGTCTAGCTTTAAGCCTTTATACACTCTGTTTGAAAATGATTACTGCTTTGCTTTCAATCGCTCAATTAGCCAGCAACAATTAGCCAGGTTTCAACATGCACTTGCGCAAGTAAGAGAAACCGAAGCTTTTCAACAGCTCTATCAAAAATACTTCTATTAA
- a CDS encoding TRAP transporter permease yields the protein MQWNAVPDSIRQEIEDTRAVPLIYVLGIIISLAHVYFNIFADIAVLQQNILHFAGFILLCGLLKPLSLQRHLAILDKLWVLAIAFSAIYLLFAEDLIYERGVRLVPLDWLCGSLVILGAIDMTRRATGWVIPILIVTAISYLAWWGNFVPGVFQFKGLSLETLLFRSIYGDDAIFGNIARISASFVFMFILFGAFLLRSGAGDFVIHLSKSIASRLVGGPGIVAIIASGLTGTISGSAVANTASTGVVTIPLMKNAGFSPRFAAAVEASASTGGQIVPPIMGAGAFVMASYTQIPYSTIVMVSILPAILYFASLVFYVRTESYKAGLTRTMEQAPPLLPMVMREGLSFIVPVTLLIVLLVMGYTPTYAAVIAIIAVIVSSWFTPNKMGLAAIADAFALGSRNMVVTAVLLCSVGLVVNVIATAGIGNTFSLMITEWSGGSLLVALLLVAVASLVLGMGLPVTASYIVLATLSAPALLQLMANVELVNALSSGALSADVQAILMLVGVSPEQGAMSVAEAQALINDMPDEMMALLRPMLLDENQLSMLLLAAHLVIFWLSQDSNVTPPVCLCTFTAAAIAKSPPMATGFTSWKIAKGLYIIPILFAYTPLAQGDWLAAFQVFIFALPGLYAFTLVMQGWQKRQLKHWERAALAVIALVLLSPIAMAWQIAALVSLLAAVFYIGRGGKRASEWRLS from the coding sequence ATGCAATGGAATGCCGTACCTGACAGTATTCGCCAAGAAATTGAAGATACTCGTGCTGTACCTCTAATATACGTTTTAGGCATTATTATTAGTTTGGCGCATGTCTACTTTAATATTTTTGCGGATATTGCCGTGCTACAGCAAAACATTCTTCATTTTGCTGGTTTTATTTTGTTGTGTGGCTTATTAAAACCATTAAGTTTGCAGCGCCATTTGGCCATTCTGGACAAATTGTGGGTGCTGGCTATTGCCTTTTCGGCGATATATCTATTGTTCGCGGAAGACCTCATTTATGAACGAGGTGTGCGCTTAGTCCCCTTAGATTGGTTATGTGGCTCGTTGGTGATTTTGGGGGCAATTGATATGACCCGTCGAGCCACTGGCTGGGTGATTCCTATCTTAATTGTAACTGCCATCTCCTATCTCGCCTGGTGGGGGAATTTTGTCCCGGGTGTCTTTCAGTTCAAGGGACTGAGCTTAGAGACATTGCTGTTTAGAAGCATTTATGGCGATGATGCTATTTTTGGCAATATCGCGCGAATTTCTGCAAGTTTTGTCTTCATGTTTATCCTGTTCGGCGCTTTTTTGCTGCGCTCTGGCGCGGGTGATTTTGTTATTCATTTGTCTAAAAGTATTGCTAGCCGCTTGGTTGGTGGGCCAGGAATAGTGGCCATAATTGCATCTGGACTTACTGGCACTATTTCTGGCAGCGCTGTTGCCAACACTGCGTCTACTGGCGTTGTGACTATTCCCTTGATGAAAAACGCAGGCTTTAGCCCGCGGTTTGCTGCTGCGGTAGAAGCATCGGCTTCTACTGGTGGGCAAATTGTGCCGCCAATAATGGGGGCAGGGGCTTTTGTCATGGCTAGTTACACACAAATTCCTTATAGCACCATTGTGATGGTGAGTATTCTTCCGGCTATTTTGTATTTTGCATCGCTGGTTTTTTATGTGAGAACAGAATCTTATAAAGCGGGGTTAACTCGAACTATGGAACAAGCTCCTCCTCTGCTACCTATGGTGATGCGTGAGGGCTTGTCGTTTATTGTGCCGGTTACCTTGTTGATTGTATTACTGGTAATGGGCTATACACCCACTTACGCAGCTGTTATTGCAATTATCGCGGTGATTGTGAGCTCATGGTTTACCCCAAACAAAATGGGGCTAGCGGCAATTGCTGATGCCTTCGCGCTGGGTTCGCGCAATATGGTGGTAACCGCAGTACTGTTATGTTCAGTAGGCTTGGTTGTTAATGTGATTGCCACTGCTGGTATCGGCAATACTTTTTCCTTGATGATTACCGAATGGTCTGGTGGGAGTTTGCTGGTGGCGCTGCTGCTGGTTGCTGTAGCATCTTTAGTGCTAGGCATGGGGCTGCCAGTAACCGCTTCTTATATTGTGTTGGCTACTTTGTCTGCTCCGGCGTTATTACAATTAATGGCTAATGTAGAGCTAGTGAACGCTTTAAGCTCAGGTGCTCTGAGTGCAGATGTGCAAGCTATTCTAATGTTGGTTGGGGTTAGTCCAGAGCAAGGTGCGATGAGTGTTGCCGAAGCCCAAGCATTAATAAACGATATGCCTGATGAAATGATGGCCTTACTGCGGCCAATGCTACTTGATGAAAATCAGTTATCTATGTTGCTATTAGCGGCACATTTAGTCATTTTCTGGCTCTCTCAAGACAGTAACGTTACCCCGCCAGTTTGTTTGTGTACCTTTACTGCTGCTGCGATCGCTAAATCTCCTCCAATGGCAACGGGCTTTACATCATGGAAGATTGCCAAAGGCCTGTACATCATCCCGATATTGTTTGCTTATACGCCGCTTGCTCAAGGAGACTGGCTAGCTGCTTTTCAAGTGTTTATTTTTGCTTTACCGGGTTTATATGCCTTTACTTTGGTTATGCAAGGTTGGCAAAAACGTCAGCTAAAGCATTGGGAGCGCGCAGCCCTAGCGGTAATAGCGCTTGTATTGTTAAGCCCCATCGCGATGGCTTGGCAGATTGCGGCCTTAGTTAGCTTATTGGCAGCGGTGTTTTATATTGGACGTGGCGGTAAGCGAGCAAGTGAGTGGCGTTTATCTTAA
- the ubiU gene encoding ubiquinone anaerobic biosynthesis protein UbiU, which yields MELLCPAGSLPAVKAAVDHGADAIYIGFKDATNARHFAGLNFDGKKLDKAVDYLKQHQRQLHIAINTFAHPEQHQLWYSAIDRAVEIGADVVILADIALLEYAKNTYPNLTVHLSVQASATNASAIAFYQRNFNVKRVVLPRVLSIHQVKQLSRACPDMELEVFAFGSLCVMAEGRCYLSSYLTGESPNTVGACSPASFVRWQETEQGLESRLNDILIDRYGPNETAGYPTLCKGRFDVDGQRYHALEEPTSLNTLELLPELFAANISAVKIEGRQRSPAYVAQVTQVWREAINSYQAQPEQYAAKQQWMSQLAKLSEGSQTTLGAYHKAWQ from the coding sequence ATGGAATTACTTTGCCCTGCTGGCTCCTTGCCTGCAGTTAAGGCGGCGGTGGATCATGGTGCCGATGCTATCTATATTGGCTTTAAAGATGCCACTAATGCCCGTCATTTTGCTGGTCTCAATTTTGATGGGAAAAAGCTCGATAAAGCAGTAGATTATTTAAAGCAACACCAACGTCAGCTACACATTGCAATCAATACCTTTGCTCACCCAGAGCAGCATCAATTGTGGTACTCGGCCATTGATAGAGCGGTAGAAATTGGTGCCGATGTGGTTATTTTGGCGGATATTGCTTTGTTAGAGTACGCCAAAAATACCTACCCAAATTTAACCGTTCATTTATCGGTTCAGGCTTCTGCCACCAATGCTTCGGCAATCGCATTTTATCAGCGAAACTTTAATGTTAAGCGAGTGGTATTACCGCGCGTTCTCTCTATTCATCAAGTTAAACAATTATCACGCGCTTGCCCAGATATGGAACTAGAAGTATTTGCCTTTGGTAGCCTATGTGTAATGGCTGAGGGGCGCTGCTACTTGTCTTCCTATCTCACTGGAGAATCCCCCAACACGGTAGGTGCTTGTTCACCCGCCTCATTTGTTCGCTGGCAAGAAACCGAACAAGGCTTAGAATCTCGTTTAAACGATATACTTATCGACCGCTATGGGCCAAATGAAACAGCCGGTTACCCGACTCTATGTAAAGGCCGTTTTGATGTTGATGGGCAGCGCTATCACGCGCTCGAAGAACCTACTAGTTTAAATACCCTTGAATTACTGCCCGAGTTATTTGCCGCCAATATTTCTGCGGTAAAAATTGAAGGTCGCCAACGCAGTCCAGCCTACGTAGCTCAAGTCACCCAAGTATGGCGCGAAGCAATCAATAGCTACCAAGCGCAACCCGAACAGTACGCCGCCAAACAACAATGGATGAGCCAACTCGCTAAATTGTCTGAAGGTAGCCAAACTACATTGGGTGCTTATCACAAAGCTTGGCAATAA
- the ubiT gene encoding ubiquinone anaerobic biosynthesis accessory factor UbiT, whose product MLTRLKQSLVKDMPRLLSLPVKMCPFALQGKAMEKALALSFAEAIEEGDLDFLEQRWLKLNVSDLAASWYITFDEERLKVQANAPQVDVSFSGELNDFVLMMGRQEDPDTLFFQRRLKIEGDTELGLELKNLLDNLDIDDLPSWMSEPLKHGAAMVSEYRVA is encoded by the coding sequence GTGCTTACTCGCTTAAAACAATCTTTAGTCAAAGACATGCCACGTTTGTTAAGTTTGCCAGTTAAAATGTGTCCCTTTGCGCTGCAAGGCAAAGCCATGGAAAAAGCACTGGCATTAAGTTTTGCTGAAGCGATAGAAGAAGGTGATTTAGACTTTTTAGAACAGCGTTGGTTAAAACTTAACGTGAGTGATTTAGCCGCAAGCTGGTATATCACTTTTGATGAAGAGCGATTAAAAGTGCAAGCCAATGCTCCGCAAGTTGATGTAAGTTTCTCTGGCGAGCTCAATGACTTTGTGCTGATGATGGGGCGTCAAGAAGATCCCGATACGCTGTTTTTTCAGCGCCGCTTAAAAATTGAAGGTGATACAGAGCTGGGTTTAGAGTTAAAAAACCTCTTGGATAACCTTGATATTGATGATCTACCAAGCTGGATGAGCGAGCCGCTAAAGCACGGTGCGGCTATGGTATCTGAATATCGTGTAGCGTAG
- a CDS encoding L,D-transpeptidase family protein, translating to MPLFVAAKVDYPPQKITLLASKRSRRLELWADSGEGYKYIHTYWIRHASGTAGPKLREGDLQVPEGIYEIEGLNPNSKFHLSMKLNYPNSFDLAMAKKEQRHQPGSNIFIHGKTSSVGCLAMGDQAIEDLFVLVERIGPGNSQVVIAPHDPRLLPLFPVPDHLPEWTAELYQQIQQQFEQFK from the coding sequence TTGCCGCTATTTGTAGCTGCAAAAGTGGATTACCCACCACAAAAAATCACCTTATTGGCCAGCAAGCGCTCACGCAGATTAGAGTTATGGGCCGATTCTGGGGAGGGATATAAGTACATTCATACCTATTGGATACGCCATGCAAGCGGAACCGCGGGCCCCAAATTACGTGAAGGTGATTTACAGGTTCCAGAAGGTATCTATGAAATTGAAGGCTTAAACCCTAACAGTAAATTCCATTTATCGATGAAGCTGAACTATCCCAATAGCTTTGATTTAGCCATGGCCAAAAAAGAGCAACGCCATCAACCCGGTTCCAATATATTTATTCACGGTAAAACATCCTCGGTTGGCTGTTTAGCTATGGGGGACCAAGCTATAGAAGATTTGTTTGTACTGGTTGAACGCATTGGACCGGGCAACAGCCAGGTTGTTATTGCCCCGCATGACCCAAGGCTATTACCGCTGTTCCCAGTACCAGATCATCTTCCAGAGTGGACCGCCGAGCTATATCAACAAATTCAACAACAATTTGAACAATTTAAGTAA
- the nlpI gene encoding lipoprotein NlpI: MLIKALRTGCMLVTFGYLSACASTSSQAPQTVVLAKPLQVNYQSEVALARLGQMLNSGEYNQEQMAQLYYERGIVFDRVGLRALARFDFNRAIQLKPDFVEAYNFLGVYFTLAEEFDSAFEAFDSAVELAPDYSFAYFYRGIALNYANKPQLAMADVNHYADQAPNDPYRVLWRYLIQLEAGEPEAQNELVEALKTYRNEDWGWQIVRLYAGEIDQQTFLGTTMDVQGDNRALAERLCEAYFYMAKLAQRAGDPQLASSYFKLSLANNVYDFVEHRLALFELNRYESQI; the protein is encoded by the coding sequence ATGTTAATAAAAGCCTTGCGCACAGGGTGCATGTTAGTAACGTTTGGTTACCTTAGCGCTTGTGCTAGCACTTCGAGTCAAGCTCCGCAAACCGTGGTGTTGGCAAAACCTCTGCAAGTTAATTATCAATCCGAAGTTGCTTTGGCTCGCCTTGGGCAAATGCTTAACTCTGGTGAGTACAATCAAGAGCAAATGGCGCAATTGTATTACGAACGCGGTATTGTTTTTGACCGAGTAGGCCTGCGCGCCTTAGCGCGTTTTGACTTTAATCGAGCAATTCAGTTAAAGCCAGATTTTGTTGAAGCCTACAACTTTTTGGGTGTGTATTTTACCCTAGCGGAAGAGTTCGATAGCGCTTTTGAAGCCTTTGACTCAGCCGTAGAACTGGCGCCGGATTATAGCTTTGCTTATTTCTACCGTGGTATAGCGCTTAATTACGCCAACAAACCTCAGCTTGCTATGGCCGATGTAAATCATTATGCCGACCAAGCGCCTAACGACCCATACCGAGTACTGTGGCGCTACCTTATTCAGCTAGAGGCGGGTGAGCCTGAAGCCCAGAATGAACTGGTTGAAGCTTTAAAAACCTACCGCAATGAAGATTGGGGTTGGCAAATTGTGCGTTTATACGCTGGCGAGATTGACCAGCAAACTTTCCTAGGTACCACTATGGATGTGCAAGGGGATAACCGCGCCTTGGCCGAGCGACTATGTGAAGCGTATTTCTATATGGCGAAGTTAGCGCAGCGTGCTGGCGACCCACAATTAGCCAGCAGTTACTTTAAGCTTTCACTGGCCAATAACGTGTATGACTTTGTTGAGCACCGTTTGGCTTTGTTTGAACTAAATCGTTACGAGAGCCAAATCTAA
- a CDS encoding sugar ABC transporter substrate-binding protein, whose translation MRVVLLLLAIVWGSASAEQLSFLYYREQGKAIFQELLDEFSAQSQHQVSLYQITSESLKPALIKSVLQGTAADVAFAPSDIIGIAEQAKLSAVPREFIEANTPDTLLLTATIDEQLHGIPILQGNHLMLFYNRSLVEKPASSWQELLEQKKHLDEQGIATIGWNYSEMYWFAGFYNTFGGRMTRGKQVTLDEPPMEDALNFYKSLAKRSLVSAECTYDCGYKDFIEGKVAYAINGEWAVADFEHHLRDDLGIALIPNIGKSAFKPLSSSLVLVFPDKSLSSNKAAALKELSEFLQSEKVQKRLYQEARFLPVNADLINQIKQQSNPNQAAMLAQLEQAVPMSAEAAQASAWLGLRKGFELFSKGVLDAAKAREYMQQFAERDYRQTQKQ comes from the coding sequence ATGCGAGTTGTGCTGCTGTTGCTAGCAATAGTGTGGGGAAGCGCTAGCGCCGAGCAATTGAGCTTTCTTTATTATAGAGAGCAAGGCAAAGCTATTTTTCAAGAGCTGCTGGATGAGTTTTCAGCGCAAAGCCAGCATCAAGTTAGTCTTTATCAGATCACTTCTGAAAGCTTAAAACCGGCACTGATTAAATCGGTCTTGCAGGGCACTGCTGCCGATGTTGCTTTTGCTCCTTCCGATATTATTGGCATTGCAGAGCAAGCTAAGCTGTCGGCTGTTCCTCGCGAATTTATCGAAGCCAATACACCTGACACCCTGTTACTTACCGCCACAATCGATGAGCAATTGCATGGGATCCCGATTTTGCAGGGCAATCACCTTATGCTTTTTTACAATCGCAGTTTGGTTGAGAAGCCCGCCAGCTCTTGGCAGGAGTTGTTAGAGCAGAAAAAACATCTAGATGAACAAGGTATTGCCACCATCGGTTGGAATTACTCCGAGATGTATTGGTTCGCTGGTTTCTACAATACTTTTGGTGGCCGAATGACGCGAGGAAAGCAAGTAACGCTTGATGAGCCCCCTATGGAAGATGCGCTTAATTTTTATAAGAGCTTGGCTAAACGCAGTTTAGTGAGTGCTGAATGTACCTACGACTGTGGTTACAAAGATTTTATCGAAGGTAAGGTTGCGTACGCCATTAATGGCGAATGGGCAGTGGCTGACTTTGAGCACCACTTAAGAGATGATTTAGGCATTGCTTTAATCCCGAATATTGGCAAGAGCGCTTTTAAGCCACTGTCTTCTAGTCTGGTATTGGTTTTTCCTGATAAAAGCTTGAGTTCTAACAAAGCCGCTGCGCTGAAAGAATTGAGTGAGTTTTTACAAAGTGAAAAAGTACAAAAGCGTTTATACCAAGAGGCTCGATTCCTGCCAGTAAACGCCGACTTAATTAATCAAATAAAACAGCAATCAAACCCTAATCAGGCTGCGATGCTAGCCCAGTTAGAGCAAGCGGTTCCTATGTCGGCAGAGGCAGCGCAAGCCAGTGCTTGGCTTGGCTTGCGTAAAGGCTTTGAGTTATTTAGTAAAGGCGTGCTGGATGCCGCAAAAGCTAGAGAGTATATGCAGCAATTTGCTGAAAGAGATTATAGGCAGACTCAAAAGCAATGA